In Populus nigra chromosome 10, ddPopNigr1.1, whole genome shotgun sequence, the following proteins share a genomic window:
- the LOC133704919 gene encoding 3beta,22alpha-dihydroxysteroid 3-dehydrogenase produces MAVSVCLVLFIVLPAIVYIVHRSSRFRRLRLPPGSLGLPFVGETLQLISAYKTENPEPFIDERVNRFGSLFKTHIFGEPTVFSVDPETNRFILQNEGKLFECSYPGSISNLLGKHSLLLMTGNLHKKMHSLTMSFANSSIIRDHLLVDIDRLIRLNLDSWSDRVLLMEEAKKTTFELTMKQLMSFDPCEWTESLRREYVLVIEGFFSVPLPILSPTYRRAIKARTKVAEALSLVVKQRRIESESGEKKKDMLGALLASDDHGGFSDEEIVDFLVALLVAGYETTSTSMTLAVKFLTETPLALAQIKEEHEQIRGKKGEEGALEWSDYKSMTFTQCVVNETLRIANIIGGIFRRTMTDINVKGYTIPKGWKVFASFRGVHLDHEYFKDARTFNPWRWQDDSGATCPANVFTPFGGGQRLCPGYELARVELSVFLHHLVTRFSWTPAEQDKLVFFPTTRTQKRYPINVQRRNRV; encoded by the exons ATGGCGGTTTCTGTTTGTCTTGTTCTCTTTATTGTTCTCCCAGCGATAGTCTATATCGTTCACAGGAGTTCCCGGTTCCGGAGGCTCCGGCTGCCGCCGGGGAGTTTGGGTCTGCCCTTTGTTGGAGAGACTCTACAGCTGATATCTGCATacaaaactgagaaccctgaaCCGTTTATAGATGAGCGggtgaaccggttcggttcgttGTTTAAAACCCATATTTTTGGTGAACCGACCGTTTTTTCTGTTGACCCGGAAACGAACAGGTTCATTTTGCAAAATGAAGGGAAGCTGTTTGAGTGTAGTTACCCCGGTTCGATAAGCAACCTGCTGGGAAAACATTCTTTGTTGCTGATGACGGGAAATCTTCACAAAAAAATGCATTCCTTAACCATGAGTTTCGCTAACTCTTCAATCATCAGAGACCATCTCTTGGTCGATATAGACCGGTTGATCCGTCTCAATTTAGATTCTTGGTCCGACCGGGTTCTTCTCATGGAGGAGGCCAAGAAG ACTACATTTGAGTTGACAATGAAGCAGCTAATGAGCTTTGATCCATGTGAATGGACCGAGAGTCTGAGAAGAGAGTACGTGCTTGTTATTGAAGGCTTTTTCAGCGTGCCTCTACCCATCCTTTCCCCCACATACCGCAGAGCTATCAAA GCTAGGACTAAGGTGGCAGAGGCTTTGAGTTTGGTAGTGAAACAAAGGAGGATAGAGAGTGAGtcaggagagaaaaagaaagacatgCTTGGAGCTCTTTTAGCTTCAGATGATCATGGAGGCTTCTCGGACGAGGAAATAGTAGATTTCTTGGTGGCTCTGCTTGTTGCAGGCTATGAAACTACATCTACAAGCATGACTCTTGCTGTAAAGTTCCTCACCGAGACACCTCTGGCTCTGGCTCAGATCAAG GAGGAGCATGAACAGATTAGAGGAAAGAAGGGCGAGGAGGGAGCTCTTGAGTGGAGTGATTACAAGTCAATGACCTTCACTCAGTGT gttGTTAATGAGACTTTGAGAATAGCAAACATAATAGGTGGGATATTTAGACGAACAATGACAGATATAAATGTTAAAG GTTATACAATTCCTAAAGGATGGAAGGTTTTTGCATCCTTTCGTGGTGTACATTTAGACCATGAATACTTCAAAGATGCTCGAACTTTCAATCCGTGGAGATGGCAG GACGACTCGGGGGCAACATGCCCAGCAAATGTGTTCACTCCTTTTGGAGGAGGGCAACGGTTATGCCCAGGATATGAACTTGCTAGAGTAGAACTCTCTGTTTTCCTTCACCACCTGGTCACCCGTTTCAG TTGGACCCCAGCTGAACAAGACAAGCTGGTTTTCTTTCCAACTACGCGGACACAAAAGCGATATCCCATCAATGTGCAGCGTCGAAATCGTGTCTAA